One window of Anaerolineales bacterium genomic DNA carries:
- a CDS encoding ABC transporter ATP-binding protein, translating into MEIRFDEASFGYGRRIILRDLAFSVRGGEILGGVGPNGVGKSTLIRGASGVLAPYSGRVFVDGQDLETLPPRKRAQIVAVVPQAVQLPETFLAQDVVLMGRTAHLGWLGQESESDRRIAQAAMRQTGTLAFAERQVGELSGGEQQRVLIARALAQESGVLLLDEPTAHLDLKHQDDVLHLIRSLSDENGLAVILTLHDLNLVARFTDRVALLSDGMIRKIGSARDVLTPEELAAAYGIAIHVTDHPIHGTPLILS; encoded by the coding sequence ATGGAGATACGTTTTGACGAGGCAAGTTTTGGTTACGGCCGCCGCATCATTCTGCGTGATCTCGCATTCAGTGTGCGGGGCGGGGAAATCCTGGGTGGGGTGGGGCCAAACGGGGTAGGTAAATCGACCCTGATTCGAGGCGCAAGCGGCGTCCTGGCTCCATACAGCGGCCGCGTATTCGTCGACGGGCAAGATCTGGAAACGCTGCCGCCCAGGAAAAGGGCACAAATCGTGGCGGTCGTGCCGCAAGCTGTCCAGCTTCCAGAAACGTTTCTGGCGCAGGACGTAGTCTTGATGGGACGAACGGCACATCTGGGGTGGCTTGGCCAAGAAAGCGAGTCGGATCGGCGCATCGCCCAGGCCGCCATGCGGCAAACGGGAACACTTGCGTTTGCCGAACGACAGGTTGGCGAGTTGTCGGGCGGGGAACAGCAGCGGGTGTTGATCGCCCGCGCCCTGGCGCAGGAATCTGGCGTTTTGCTGCTGGACGAACCAACAGCGCATCTCGATCTCAAGCATCAGGATGATGTGCTGCATTTGATTCGCAGCTTGAGCGATGAGAACGGTCTGGCGGTGATCCTGACGCTCCACGATCTGAATTTGGTGGCCCGCTTTACGGACCGCGTCGCGCTGCTTTCCGATGGGATGATCCGGAAGATCGGCAGCGCCCGCGATGTGCTCACCCCTGAGGAATTGGCTGCCGCCTACGGAATAGCTATTCACGTCACCGATCACCCCATTCACGGCACACCGTTGATCTTGTCGTAG
- a CDS encoding ATP-binding cassette domain-containing protein yields the protein MHVVEIHHVAKSFGPVQAVADVSFEVDRGEIFGLLGPNGAGKTTTIRLMLDIFKPDRGTVSILNGPMNDAKDDLIGYMPEERGLYQDTPLDRCLIYLSTLKGLSTAEAQSRLEPYLERFDLAKHKHKKVKELSKGMQQKAQIINTILHKPELVIIDEPFTALDPLNTQLVKDVMRELRDKGTSILMSTHQMHQVEELCDRIVLIDEGRDVLYGPLDDIRRRFSGHAVLVRTAGELPHIEGVVDATRHNNAQRLTLASGISPQQVLQDLIAKDVTIEKFEIAVPTLDEIFIRVVKEGDQ from the coding sequence ATGCACGTCGTTGAAATTCACCATGTCGCAAAATCATTCGGGCCCGTACAGGCTGTTGCCGACGTATCTTTCGAGGTCGATCGCGGCGAAATATTCGGCTTGCTTGGACCCAATGGGGCCGGAAAGACGACCACCATACGTCTAATGCTGGACATCTTCAAGCCGGATCGGGGCACCGTCTCGATCCTGAACGGCCCAATGAACGACGCCAAAGACGATCTCATCGGTTACATGCCGGAGGAACGCGGGCTGTATCAGGATACGCCGCTCGACCGCTGCTTGATCTATTTAAGTACACTCAAGGGACTTTCTACGGCCGAAGCGCAAAGCCGACTCGAGCCGTACCTGGAACGTTTCGATCTCGCAAAACACAAGCATAAAAAGGTGAAAGAGCTCAGTAAGGGCATGCAGCAGAAAGCGCAAATCATCAACACCATTCTGCACAAGCCGGAACTGGTGATCATCGATGAACCTTTCACCGCGCTCGACCCACTGAACACACAGTTGGTCAAGGATGTCATGCGTGAACTGCGCGATAAAGGAACCTCGATCCTCATGTCGACCCACCAAATGCACCAGGTGGAAGAACTCTGCGACCGCATCGTGCTCATCGACGAAGGGCGTGATGTCTTGTATGGGCCATTGGACGATATCCGCCGCCGATTTTCCGGACATGCGGTTCTGGTGCGCACTGCCGGCGAGCTGCCGCACATCGAAGGAGTCGTAGACGCGACGAGGCACAACAACGCCCAGAGGTTGACCCTGGCATCCGGCATCTCTCCACAGCAAGTCTTGCAAGACCTGATCGCAAAAGATGTGACCATCGAGAAATTCGAGATCGCCGTCCCGACCCTGGATGAGATCTTCATCCGCGTGGTGAAGGAAGGAGATCAATAA
- a CDS encoding M1 family metallopeptidase — MKRLLPMILVFGALTLTACKPEAAATERPPTPQQVEQLPPPLTPRSTLFESDLDDLSLFASGLIESERAALEGLEDCSTYRIDVALSQDLLHVDGRQEVDYTNREDVPLEEIYFRLYPNISGGAASVSDVLVVGTPVDPVYEKERSALRLPLPTPLQPGDEIHIKMRFSVKLPTEMSGNYGLFGSFDGVVAMQELYPVIPVYDDEGWNIEIPPSFGDLTYLDASFYLVRVTVPEHLTLIASGIEVETSIQNDLQVSTFAAGPARDFYLVAVEDYEVTSTSLGETTIYSYAPAEKIPFANTGLEIAAEALSGYSSRFGAYPYTELEIVATPMQALGMEYPNTVAISIDLYDADLEIAGLPAGILLESSLAHEVAHQWFYGAVGNDQVDEPWVDEALTQYATWTYYLDRYGKGSADGFRDSLVGRWERVGKADIPIGLPTGEYEPVEYGAIVYGRGPLFLEALAQEMGQKTFDAFMRAYFQNNKWGIGTAANFRQLAEESCGCDLSELFDAWVYPP, encoded by the coding sequence ATGAAAAGACTCTTGCCCATGATCTTGGTATTCGGCGCACTGACCCTCACGGCGTGTAAACCGGAGGCGGCGGCGACAGAAAGACCACCCACGCCTCAGCAAGTCGAGCAATTACCTCCCCCGTTGACGCCCCGATCAACGCTTTTCGAAAGTGACCTCGATGATCTGAGTCTTTTCGCTTCCGGTCTGATCGAATCCGAACGAGCTGCGCTGGAAGGGCTGGAAGACTGCAGCACTTACCGCATCGATGTAGCGCTCAGCCAGGATTTACTCCACGTCGACGGCCGGCAGGAAGTGGATTACACCAATCGTGAAGACGTGCCCCTCGAGGAGATTTACTTTCGCCTCTATCCCAACATCTCGGGCGGCGCGGCATCCGTCTCAGACGTGCTTGTAGTCGGAACCCCCGTCGATCCGGTCTACGAAAAGGAGCGCAGTGCGCTGCGCCTGCCTTTGCCAACACCCCTGCAGCCTGGCGATGAGATTCACATCAAGATGCGCTTTTCTGTCAAGCTTCCCACGGAAATGTCGGGGAATTACGGATTGTTTGGCTCCTTCGATGGCGTCGTGGCGATGCAGGAACTCTACCCCGTCATTCCGGTCTATGACGACGAAGGGTGGAACATCGAGATACCGCCTTCCTTCGGCGATCTGACATACCTCGATGCAAGTTTCTACCTCGTGCGTGTGACGGTGCCGGAGCACCTGACCCTCATCGCTTCCGGGATCGAAGTGGAGACCAGCATACAGAACGACCTGCAGGTATCGACGTTCGCGGCCGGGCCCGCACGAGATTTTTACCTCGTCGCCGTCGAGGATTACGAAGTCACGAGCACCTCGCTCGGAGAAACGACGATCTACAGCTACGCTCCTGCGGAGAAAATCCCTTTTGCCAACACTGGTCTGGAGATTGCCGCCGAAGCGCTCAGTGGTTACAGCAGCCGCTTCGGCGCCTACCCGTATACCGAACTGGAAATCGTCGCAACGCCGATGCAGGCACTGGGCATGGAATATCCCAACACCGTTGCCATCTCGATTGATCTATACGATGCGGATTTGGAGATCGCGGGACTGCCTGCAGGGATCCTTCTCGAATCTTCGCTGGCGCACGAAGTTGCCCATCAGTGGTTCTATGGCGCCGTCGGCAACGACCAGGTCGATGAGCCCTGGGTAGACGAAGCCCTCACGCAGTACGCCACCTGGACCTACTATCTCGATCGCTACGGGAAGGGAAGTGCTGACGGCTTTCGAGACTCTCTGGTGGGGCGCTGGGAGCGCGTCGGCAAGGCAGATATTCCCATCGGGCTGCCGACCGGCGAGTATGAACCCGTTGAGTATGGCGCTATCGTCTACGGGCGCGGGCCGCTCTTCCTCGAAGCTTTGGCTCAGGAGATGGGCCAGAAAACCTTCGACGCTTTCATGCGCGCCTATTTCCAAAACAACAAGTGGGGCATCGGGACGGCCGCCAATTTCCGACAGCTCGCGGAGGAATCTTGCGGCTGTGACTTATCCGAGCTGTTCGATGCCTGGGTATACCCGCCCTAG
- a CDS encoding VOC family protein → MNRPTHFEILTDNPEKIADFYKSVLHWEITPWNEGDTPYLLVTTGAAEDAGINGGIMERHFQQAVINTIEVESLDAALKRVADAGGKTVDGPNEVAGVGMHAYCADPEGNLFGLMQSFEQSG, encoded by the coding sequence ATGAATCGCCCTACACACTTCGAGATCTTGACCGATAACCCCGAGAAGATAGCCGATTTCTACAAGAGCGTGCTTCATTGGGAAATCACACCCTGGAATGAAGGAGACACGCCCTACTTGTTGGTCACAACCGGTGCAGCAGAAGATGCTGGCATTAACGGCGGTATCATGGAACGCCACTTTCAGCAGGCGGTGATCAACACCATCGAGGTCGAATCGCTCGACGCGGCATTGAAGCGAGTCGCCGACGCCGGAGGAAAAACGGTAGATGGGCCGAATGAGGTTGCCGGCGTCGGTATGCATGCCTATTGTGCCGATCCGGAGGGCAACTTGTTTGGCCTGATGCAGTCCTTCGAACAGAGCGGTTGA
- a CDS encoding ABC transporter permease, whose translation MSKLWLIAKDEFRRNVYKKSFILALLSVPLMLAFNVGIGLIVENIEKNPTPIGYVDHSGLLDHPIQAYDENSSDAVPIIAFESEDAAREALLAKDIQAFYVLSADYRTTSNVELYYVEEPAANATSQWYDFLQTNLLANYPPDIAHRLIEGTRMTIRSPGGIIEIPAGGPTLSSMLPLITSVAFVFLLLFSSGYLMSGVITEKENRTIEVIVTSVSTNDLVVGKVLGIVAISLTQLTTWILIAVLTIAVGGNVLGLTWLQDLSINWTAIAKVVVIALPSYVLAAGLMFTVGSTLTEAPEGQAVGSLFFMLHILPRYASLHGTAHYRLAQHFHRHPTVANHTQRRGANAVRRRLLVVGRPRLPAGNAALRPAIAHPRTLPTTTRSGRKEDVMKIKTGLVIRHELTSTLQRKSFLFMAFGVPILVILIFTVVNLIKKDTSAVKEQAAPDMSELEVEGYVDQAGLIKTLPQDLPAGVLVPFATEAAAQLALDDEEISAYYIIPHDYIESGELIYVHPDPSPSMSDSQEWTMKLTLTLNMLNGDQALAAKVWNPMNLHATNLNPEAQSRAYGEEDCSTPGGSCSNALVEMLPMIMVILFFVLINVSSGLLIGSVANEKKNRVIEILMASIPPGELLAGKIVGLGIAGILQSAAWIGTIYALLKFGGSTLGLPQELNIPTSIITWGIVYFLLGFGIYASLMAGAGALVPDQKAAASAVWLIIMPLMLGYIIVVTPIGQSDPNGLLTTAVSLFPLTAPVAMIMRLTVGGVPFWQLPLGALFMVMTVVFVVRGAARMFQAQNLLSGQPFSARRYFAALFGR comes from the coding sequence ATGTCGAAGCTCTGGTTAATCGCAAAAGACGAATTCAGGCGCAACGTATACAAGAAGAGCTTCATCCTGGCGCTACTCAGCGTTCCACTCATGCTGGCTTTCAACGTCGGTATTGGGCTGATCGTTGAAAACATTGAAAAAAATCCCACACCGATCGGTTACGTCGACCATTCAGGGCTGCTGGATCACCCCATTCAAGCCTACGATGAGAATTCCTCCGATGCCGTCCCCATCATCGCTTTCGAATCTGAAGATGCGGCACGTGAGGCGCTGCTGGCAAAGGATATTCAAGCCTTTTATGTGCTTTCGGCGGACTACCGCACGACCTCGAACGTCGAATTGTATTACGTGGAGGAACCCGCAGCCAACGCCACGAGCCAGTGGTACGACTTTCTACAAACCAATTTGCTCGCGAATTATCCGCCCGATATCGCACACCGATTGATCGAGGGTACCCGCATGACCATACGGTCGCCGGGCGGGATTATCGAAATACCCGCCGGAGGACCCACGCTGAGTTCAATGCTGCCCTTGATTACCAGCGTGGCTTTTGTGTTCCTGCTTCTCTTCAGCTCGGGATACTTGATGAGCGGGGTGATCACGGAGAAAGAGAATCGTACGATTGAGGTGATAGTGACCTCGGTCTCCACGAACGATCTGGTCGTCGGCAAGGTGCTGGGCATCGTCGCCATCAGCCTCACCCAGTTGACCACCTGGATTCTCATCGCTGTGCTCACCATCGCCGTCGGGGGGAACGTGTTGGGATTGACGTGGTTGCAGGACCTGTCAATCAACTGGACCGCCATCGCGAAAGTGGTCGTGATTGCCCTGCCGTCCTACGTTCTCGCAGCCGGATTGATGTTCACTGTCGGATCGACGCTGACTGAAGCCCCGGAAGGTCAGGCGGTAGGGTCGTTGTTCTTTATGCTTCACATACTGCCTCGGTACGCTTCCCTTCACGGCACTGCTCACTACAGGCTTGCGCAGCATTTTCACCGACATCCCACTGTGGCAAATCACACTCAGCGTCGCGGTGCAAACGCTGTGCGCCGCCGGCTCCTTGTGGTTGGCCGGCCGCGCCTTCCGGCTGGGAATGCTGCGCTACGGCCAGCGATTGCGCATCCGCGAACTCTTCCGACGACAACCCGCTCTGGAAGAAAGGAAGACGTCATGAAAATCAAAACCGGGCTCGTTATCCGCCACGAGCTGACCTCAACCCTGCAAAGAAAATCTTTCCTGTTCATGGCGTTCGGGGTCCCCATCCTGGTCATACTGATCTTCACCGTAGTCAACTTGATCAAGAAGGATACTTCAGCGGTGAAAGAGCAAGCCGCCCCGGACATGAGCGAGTTGGAGGTTGAGGGCTACGTGGATCAGGCGGGATTGATCAAAACGCTTCCCCAGGATCTTCCTGCCGGAGTACTGGTGCCCTTCGCAACAGAAGCCGCTGCGCAACTTGCCCTCGACGACGAAGAGATCAGCGCCTACTACATCATCCCCCATGACTATATCGAAAGCGGCGAATTGATCTACGTGCATCCCGATCCGTCACCCAGTATGTCGGACAGCCAGGAATGGACCATGAAACTGACGCTGACGTTGAATATGTTGAATGGAGATCAAGCCCTGGCCGCCAAAGTCTGGAATCCAATGAACCTGCACGCCACCAACCTCAATCCTGAAGCGCAATCGCGTGCCTATGGGGAAGAGGATTGCTCCACACCGGGCGGTTCCTGCTCGAACGCATTGGTCGAAATGCTGCCCATGATCATGGTGATTCTCTTTTTCGTGCTCATCAACGTCAGTTCGGGCTTGCTCATCGGCAGCGTAGCCAACGAAAAGAAGAACCGGGTCATAGAAATTCTGATGGCCTCCATACCCCCCGGGGAACTCCTTGCAGGCAAGATCGTCGGACTGGGAATCGCCGGGATACTACAATCTGCTGCCTGGATCGGCACCATTTATGCATTGTTGAAATTCGGCGGCAGCACCCTGGGTTTGCCCCAGGAACTCAACATCCCGACCTCGATCATCACCTGGGGCATTGTCTACTTTCTGCTCGGATTCGGCATCTACGCCAGCTTGATGGCCGGCGCAGGCGCATTGGTCCCGGATCAGAAAGCCGCTGCGTCGGCGGTCTGGCTGATCATCATGCCGCTGATGCTGGGCTATATAATCGTCGTTACCCCGATCGGACAAAGCGATCCAAACGGCTTACTCACTACAGCGGTTAGTCTATTCCCCCTGACTGCTCCCGTTGCGATGATCATGCGCCTGACGGTTGGAGGGGTTCCGTTCTGGCAATTGCCCCTCGGCGCCCTGTTTATGGTAATGACCGTGGTGTTCGTCGTGCGCGGAGCTGCACGGATGTTCCAGGCGCAGAACCTGCTCTCAGGACAGCCCTTCTCAGCCCGCCGGTACTTCGCCGCCCTGTTCGGCCGCTAA